In Calothrix sp. PCC 7507, one DNA window encodes the following:
- a CDS encoding ribose-phosphate pyrophosphokinase, which translates to MNAHRGSAVLSSATLKVQPAATGLTENHRLRLFSGSANVPLSQEVARYLGMDLGPMIRKRFADGELYVQIQESIRGCDVYLIQPTCQPVNDHLMELLIMIDACRRASARQVTAVIPYYGYARADRKTAGRESITAKLVANLITQAGANRVLAMDLHSAQIQGYFDIPFDHVYGSPVLLDYLASKKLPDLVVVSPDVGGVARARAFAKKLGDAPLAIIDKRRQAHNVAEVLNVIGDVKGKTAVLVDDMIDTGGTIAAGARLLREEGARQVYACATHAVFSPPAIERLSSGLFEEVIVTNTIPMPESSRFPQLVVLSVANLLGETIWRIHEDTSVSSMFR; encoded by the coding sequence ATGAATGCACATCGAGGATCTGCTGTGCTCAGTTCTGCAACTTTAAAAGTGCAGCCAGCTGCAACAGGACTAACTGAAAATCATCGCCTGCGGCTTTTTTCTGGCTCCGCCAATGTACCACTGTCTCAAGAAGTAGCTCGTTACCTGGGCATGGATTTAGGACCAATGATCCGTAAACGATTTGCGGACGGCGAGCTTTATGTTCAAATCCAGGAATCGATTAGGGGTTGTGATGTCTATCTAATCCAACCAACTTGTCAACCCGTCAACGATCATTTAATGGAATTACTGATTATGATTGACGCCTGTCGTCGGGCTTCCGCTCGACAGGTGACAGCAGTAATCCCTTACTATGGTTACGCCCGCGCTGACCGAAAAACGGCAGGAAGGGAGTCAATTACTGCCAAGCTGGTGGCTAACCTGATTACACAAGCAGGTGCTAACCGCGTTTTAGCAATGGATTTGCACTCAGCGCAGATTCAGGGCTATTTCGATATACCTTTTGACCATGTTTACGGTTCACCAGTCTTACTAGATTATCTAGCAAGTAAAAAACTGCCTGATCTTGTGGTTGTTTCCCCCGATGTCGGCGGTGTCGCACGAGCTAGAGCTTTTGCTAAAAAGCTGGGTGATGCCCCACTAGCGATTATTGACAAACGCCGCCAAGCTCATAACGTCGCCGAAGTTTTGAACGTCATTGGCGATGTTAAGGGCAAAACAGCTGTTTTGGTGGACGACATGATTGATACTGGCGGCACAATTGCTGCTGGAGCAAGATTGCTGCGTGAAGAAGGCGCACGCCAAGTATATGCTTGTGCAACTCATGCAGTCTTCTCTCCCCCGGCAATTGAGCGATTATCCAGTGGTTTATTTGAAGAAGTCATCGTCACCAACACGATTCCAATGCCAGAAAGCAGTCGCTTTCCACAACTAGTAGTGCTTTCAGTGGCTAATCTACTAGGAGAAACCATCTGGCGAATTCATGAAGATACTTCAGTAAGTAGTATGTTCCGCTAG
- a CDS encoding transposase codes for MQGRRFNGGKTLPLLIHNHFSLHPDLKAKRDLLTSIPGIGEQTAAVLLTEMGCVEQYRHVRQLAAHAGLTPQERSSGSSVQGKSRLSGVGNARLRKVLYMPAVAAMCHNPLFKLFAQRLLERGQVKMQVLGAVMHNLLHFAFGILKSQKPFDPNYFITAS; via the coding sequence ATGCAAGGGCGGAGATTCAATGGCGGAAAAACCCTGCCCCTACTGATTCACAACCACTTTTCACTCCATCCTGATTTGAAAGCCAAGCGCGACCTTTTAACCTCAATCCCTGGTATTGGCGAGCAGACTGCTGCTGTGCTTTTAACAGAAATGGGTTGTGTGGAACAATACCGTCATGTTCGGCAGTTAGCTGCTCATGCTGGCTTAACTCCCCAAGAACGTTCTAGTGGCTCTTCGGTGCAGGGTAAGTCTCGCTTATCTGGAGTTGGCAATGCCCGACTCCGAAAAGTACTCTATATGCCTGCTGTTGCTGCTATGTGCCATAATCCTCTGTTTAAATTGTTTGCACAACGATTACTTGAGCGTGGCCAGGTCAAAATGCAGGTTCTTGGTGCTGTGATGCATAACCTCCTGCATTTTGCTTTTGGGATTTTAAAATCCCAAAAGCCTTTTGACCCTAATTATTTCATTACTGCCTCTTGA
- a CDS encoding pentapeptide repeat-containing protein, with protein MSANKTGVFLNWSIAITVIFALSLTLIVFGLSNIRGLSIQQQIQYSIQALATAGIIFLGLAVMLNAYYGAKRAQALSKSAIAAEKNVQIRAQNTKLSQEKLVAKRFMSAIAQLGHEKIETRIGAIYALERVAQDFPKEHWTIMEILTAFIRENTPIHGQEAPKEEDSSPISFGKQNSPTDLHSYNESPKIRTDIQVALTVIGRRNSLQDRENQKLDLRKTDIRRADLLGANLEQADLRESDLSGADLRGSNLRRADLEGAKLSGSILYETNLFQANLHQANLSWANLNRANLCGANLRAVNLYGASLRAANLQGANLYKANLQQATLKVANLSGAKLFLANLQGAKLGKANLHMTGLIGANLQGANLNGANLSGANLNAAKLQQTEVYFANLSEASLTEADLYQATLIGANLSRAILYEANLHGANLMGANLSGTNLCDVKLEGAILTGVKNLESQQITTALGDRTTRLPDDMEAPTHWRQWV; from the coding sequence ATGTCTGCTAACAAGACAGGCGTATTTTTAAATTGGTCGATAGCCATAACAGTTATATTTGCGCTGTCACTGACTCTCATTGTCTTCGGATTGTCTAATATTCGGGGACTGTCAATTCAGCAACAAATACAATACAGTATTCAAGCACTAGCAACTGCTGGAATAATTTTCCTAGGATTGGCAGTGATGCTGAATGCTTATTATGGTGCAAAGCGTGCCCAAGCTTTGTCCAAAAGTGCGATCGCTGCTGAAAAAAATGTCCAAATAAGGGCGCAAAACACAAAACTATCCCAAGAAAAGCTAGTTGCAAAACGCTTTATGTCAGCAATTGCCCAGCTTGGGCATGAGAAAATCGAAACCCGAATAGGCGCAATTTATGCACTAGAACGAGTCGCCCAGGATTTTCCTAAAGAACATTGGACAATCATGGAAATTCTCACTGCCTTTATCCGTGAAAATACTCCCATCCACGGGCAGGAAGCACCAAAGGAAGAAGATTCATCACCGATATCCTTTGGCAAGCAGAATAGCCCGACAGATTTGCACTCCTATAATGAATCACCCAAAATTCGCACGGATATTCAAGTAGCCCTGACAGTAATTGGTAGGCGTAATTCACTACAAGACCGAGAAAATCAAAAACTAGATTTACGCAAGACAGACATCAGGCGAGCAGACCTATTAGGAGCCAACTTAGAACAGGCAGACTTGCGTGAATCTGACCTATCTGGGGCAGATTTGCGCGGCTCTAACCTCCGTAGGGCAGACTTGGAAGGTGCTAAACTCTCTGGGTCTATTCTCTATGAAACTAATTTGTTTCAAGCCAATCTGCATCAAGCTAACCTTTCTTGGGCAAACCTAAATCGAGCCAACTTATGTGGAGCTAACCTACGTGCAGTTAACCTCTATGGAGCAAGTCTGCGTGCAGCTAACTTGCAAGGTGCAAATCTATATAAAGCCAACTTACAACAAGCAACCCTGAAAGTCGCTAACCTCTCAGGAGCCAAGTTGTTTTTAGCTAACTTGCAAGGGGCAAAATTGGGGAAAGCCAACTTGCACATGACAGGTCTGATAGGCGCTAACCTACAAGGAGCCAACTTGAATGGCGCTAATCTTTCAGGAGCCAACCTGAATGCAGCCAAACTTCAACAAACAGAAGTTTATTTTGCTAATCTCTCAGAAGCCAGTTTGACAGAAGCCGACTTGTATCAAGCAACCCTGATAGGAGCCAACCTTTCTAGAGCTATCCTCTACGAAGCTAACCTCCACGGTGCTAACCTCATGGGGGCAAACCTTTCTGGCACAAATCTTTGTGATGTGAAGTTAGAAGGCGCAATCTTGACAGGAGTCAAAAACCTCGAATCACAACAGATTACAACAGCGTTAGGCGATCGCACAACTCGTCTACCCGATGACATGGAAGCCCCAACCCATTGGCGACAATGGGTTTAA
- a CDS encoding pentapeptide repeat-containing protein yields the protein MNAYQATKNWLNKNNIHLKLLYLQVIPTQKPRKNHHNQSPRQRFRIAINDINNCNIEARLAAIDDLEQIAQSETNFHWEIMEILTKFVRNHASHLPQTDNQLDLSSTICIDIQAALTVIARRDTKQDPENEQLDLSHTNMMGANLCGASLENTNLYQANLSGADLRGANLYGAILTAANLKGANLSGANLAKAIFSAANLEAANLSGANLYRANLYLANLHQAILNDAILNQANLRDCQLPHLDTLDMNLGDM from the coding sequence ATGAATGCTTACCAGGCAACAAAAAATTGGCTAAATAAAAATAATATTCATTTAAAATTGCTATATTTGCAGGTAATTCCTACACAAAAGCCCAGAAAAAATCATCACAATCAATCACCCAGACAACGCTTCAGAATCGCAATTAACGATATAAATAATTGCAACATAGAAGCCAGACTGGCTGCAATTGATGATTTAGAGCAAATCGCCCAATCCGAGACAAATTTTCACTGGGAAATCATGGAAATTCTCACAAAATTTGTGAGGAATCATGCATCTCATCTACCCCAAACGGATAACCAACTTGATCTATCATCAACTATTTGTATAGATATTCAAGCAGCTCTGACTGTCATTGCGAGAAGAGATACTAAGCAAGACCCAGAAAATGAGCAACTAGATTTGAGTCATACAAATATGATGGGTGCAAACCTCTGTGGAGCTAGCTTGGAAAACACAAACCTTTATCAAGCCAACCTCTCCGGTGCAGACCTGCGTGGTGCTAACCTGTATGGTGCAATTCTCACTGCAGCTAATCTCAAAGGTGCAAATCTTTCTGGCGCAAACTTAGCAAAGGCGATTTTCAGTGCAGCAAACCTAGAAGCAGCAAATCTTTCTGGTGCTAACCTTTATCGGGCAAACCTATATTTAGCCAACCTGCATCAGGCAATTCTCAATGATGCCATACTGAATCAAGCTAATCTCAGAGATTGCCAATTGCCTCACTTAGATACATTAGATATGAATCTAGGGGATATGTAA
- a CDS encoding FAD-dependent oxidoreductase — MQQNLQPIVKELVLIGGGHSHAIVLKMFGIKPLSGVRLTLITIASDTPYSGMLPGHVAGFYSHDECHIDLRTLANFAQAQLYIDKVVGLDLQNNKVICANRPAVNFDVLSVDIGSTPTTISVSGAAEYTIPAKPVSQLLKHWYQLLESVAANPQASISIGIVGGGAGGVELALSMQAHLQKILQPENLAIHLFQRQNELMPNHHQSVRCQVKQILTKRGIKLYLGETVCQIEPKNMTPNLERINKVKCESGLTVECNKIFWVTQASAPQWLRTTGLGIDEQGFILVNDKLQSPTHPHIFAAGDIASMVNHPLPKAGVFAVRQGKPLFENLQRVLLGQALKPYKPQKEYLSLIGTGDGRAIATKSVFTLPPHKLLWLWKVWIDRRFMEQFGERLGKNLL, encoded by the coding sequence ATGCAACAAAATTTACAACCAATAGTTAAAGAGCTAGTACTGATTGGTGGTGGTCACAGCCATGCTATTGTGCTGAAGATGTTTGGCATAAAACCATTATCTGGTGTTCGTTTGACTTTAATCACTATAGCCTCAGATACACCTTATTCTGGGATGCTACCAGGACACGTTGCTGGATTTTATAGCCATGATGAATGTCATATTGATTTACGAACTTTAGCCAACTTTGCTCAAGCACAGTTGTATATTGACAAAGTTGTTGGTCTGGATTTACAAAACAACAAAGTAATCTGTGCTAACCGTCCTGCTGTCAATTTTGATGTGCTGTCTGTCGATATTGGCAGCACTCCAACTACAATATCTGTATCAGGTGCAGCAGAATACACAATTCCCGCGAAGCCAGTTTCACAACTATTAAAACATTGGTATCAGCTACTGGAAAGTGTTGCAGCAAATCCGCAAGCGTCGATTAGTATTGGGATTGTGGGTGGTGGCGCTGGCGGTGTGGAATTAGCGCTATCAATGCAAGCGCATTTACAAAAAATTCTGCAACCAGAGAATTTGGCAATTCACTTATTTCAGCGTCAAAATGAACTGATGCCTAATCATCATCAGTCAGTACGGTGTCAAGTTAAGCAAATTTTAACTAAGCGCGGTATCAAGCTGTATCTGGGAGAAACAGTTTGTCAAATTGAGCCAAAGAATATGACTCCTAATCTAGAGAGGATTAATAAAGTTAAATGTGAATCTGGGTTAACAGTCGAGTGCAATAAAATTTTTTGGGTAACACAAGCATCAGCACCCCAGTGGTTAAGAACAACAGGATTGGGGATTGATGAGCAAGGCTTTATTTTGGTAAATGACAAATTACAATCGCCAACGCACCCCCACATATTTGCAGCGGGTGACATAGCCAGTATGGTAAATCATCCCCTACCGAAAGCTGGGGTGTTTGCTGTGAGACAGGGTAAGCCTTTATTTGAGAACTTGCAGCGAGTTTTGTTAGGTCAGGCTCTCAAACCCTACAAACCACAGAAAGAATATTTGAGCTTAATTGGTACGGGTGATGGGAGAGCGATCGCTACAAAATCTGTTTTTACTTTACCACCCCATAAACTCTTATGGCTGTGGAAAGTTTGGATTGACCGCCGCTTTATGGAACAATTTGGTGAAAGACTAGGGAAAAATCTACTTTAG